The Minwuia thermotolerans genomic sequence GCCTCGCAGGCGTCGCGCATCTCGACCGCGGTCTCCACCCGCACGGTCTCGACCCCCGGCGGATCGGGCAGGCCGGTCGGGCCGCTGACCAGGGTGACCGACGCCCCCAGCCGGCGAAGCGCGCCCGCGATGGCGTGGCCCTGCTTGCCCGAGGACCGGTTGGCGATGTAGCGGACCGGATCGATCGGCTCGTGGGTCGGGCCGCTGGTCACCACCGCCTTCAGTCCCGCCAGCGGGCCGCCGGCGAAGTGCCGCTCCAGCGCCGCGACGATGTCCAGCGGCTCCGCCATGCGGCCGGGTCCGAACTCGCCGCAGGCCATCGCGCCCTCCGTCGGGTCGACGACGATCGCGCCGTCGTCGCGGAGCTGCGCCAGGTTGCGGCGGGTCGCCGGATGCTGCCACATGCGCACGTTCATCGCCGGTGCGATCATCACCGGCTTGTCGGTCGCCAGCAGCAGCGTCGTCGCCAGATCGTCGGCCAGGCCAGCGGCCATGCGCGCCATCAGATTCGCCGTGGCCGGCGCGACCAGCACGATATCGGCCTGCCGGGACAGCTGGATGTGCCCCATCTCCGCCTCGTCGGTCAGGTCGAACAGCTCGGTGTAGACCTTCTCCTCGGCCAGTGCCGAAAGGGCGAGCGGAGTCACGAACTCGGCGCCCGAACGGGTCAGCACCGGGCGCACCGCCGCGCCGCGCTCCCTCAGGCGCCGGATCAGGTCCGGTATCTTCACGGCCGCGATCCCGCCGCCGACGATCAGCAGCACACGCCGCGCCGACAGGGTCCCGGTCACATCCGCAGCAAGCATGGGCTAACCCGAAATCTACGTCTCCAACCTGTACATAACCTAGTCCGCCGCAAGCGCCACGGCAATCTCGGAATCCGCCGCCGCGCCATGCACTTGCCCCCCGCCGGCTTCGAGGGGCAGGGCGGTCTCGCGTTGACAGTCGGGGGCATCGGCCTACAATCGCGTCTCGGTTGCGGGGGTCCGGCGAATCCGGGGGGACTCCGTACCAGGGGATCATGGAGCTCGGGGCCGGTTTCAGACCGGCCGGAGCGAATGAGGGGGACGGTCATGGCGAACACCAATCGCCCGTTGTCGCCGCATCTGCAAGTCTATGACATGCTTCAGATCACGGCCCTGATGTCGATCCTGCATCGCATCACGGGCGTGTTCCTTGGGCTGGGCATGCTGCTTGTGATCTGGTGGCTGGTCGCGCTGGCCAGCGGGCCGGAATATTACACCTACGTGCTGGGCGTGGCGGGCAGCTGGATCGGCCGCCTGGTGCTGTTCGGCTTCACGGCCGCGCTGTTCTATCACCTCTGCAATGGCATCCGGCATCTCTTCTGGGACGCCGGCCGGGGGTTCGAGATTCCGGCGGTCTACCGTTCGGGCTGGACGGTGGTGATCGCCTCGCTGGTGCTCACCGTACTGGCCTGGGTGGCGGCCTACGCCTACGGAGGTTGACGCCATGAAGCGTTCCGCACTCAACACGCCACTGAAGAATGCGCGCGGCCTCGGCTCGGCCAAGGACGGCACCGAGCACTGGTGGATGCAGCGGGTCACGGCGATCGCGCTGATTCCGCTGGTCTTCGCCTTCGTCGTGCTGATGATCCGGCTCGCCGGCGCCGACTACCTCACCGCCGCCGGCATTGTCGGCAATCCACTGGTCACCGGCGTTCTGCTGCTGCTCATCGTCGCCGTGTTCTGGCATCTCAAGCTGGGGGTCCAGGTCGTCATCGAGGACTATGTCCACGGCCCGGCCTCGCGGCTGTTCATGATGTTCGCGAACACGTTCGGATGCTGGATCGGCGCGCTGATCTGCATTCTGGCCGTCCTCACGATCGCCTTTGGAGGGTGAACCCGATGTCCGAAGCCTATCCGTACACGGAGCACAAGTTCGACGTCGTGGTGGTGGGCGCCGGCGGCGCCGGCCTGCGCGCGGCCATGGGCTGCGCCGAAGCCGGTCTGAACACCGCCTGCGTCACCAAGGTGTTTCCGACCCGCTCCCACACCGTCGCCGCACAGGGCGGCATCTCCGCCTCGCTCGGCAACATGGGCCCTGACAACTGGCGCTGGCACATGTACGACACCGTCAAGGGTTCCGACTGGCTCGGCGACCAGGACGCGATCGAATACATGGTGCGCGACGCGGTCAACGCGGTGCTGGAACTGGAGCATTTCGGCGTGCCCTTCAGCCGCACCGACGAGGGCAAGATCTACCAGCGCGCCTTCGGCGGCATGACGACCAATTTCGGCGAGGGCCCGGCGGCGCAGCGCACCTGCGCGGCGGCCGACCGCACCGGCCACGCCATGCTGCACACCCTCTATGGCCAGTCGCTGAAGAACGACACGCATTTCTTCATCGAGTACTTCGCCATCGACCTGATCATGGACGAGGATGGCGCCTGTCAGGGCGTGCTCGCCTGGAACCTGCAGGAGGGGACGCTGCACGTCTTCCGCGCGCAGATGACCATCCTGGCGACCGGCGGCTATGGCCGCGCCTATTTCTCGGCGACCTCGGCCCATACCTGCACCGGCGACGGCGGCGGCATGGTGCTGCGCGCGGGCCTGCCCTTGCAGGATCTCGAGTTCGTGCAGTTCCATCCCACCGGCATCTACGGGGCAGGCTGCCTGATCACCGAGGGCGTGCGCGGCGAGGGCGGCTACCTGGTGAACTCCGAGGGCGAGCGCTTCATGGAGCGCTATGCGCCGTCGGCCAAGGATCTGGCCAGCCGCGACGTGGTCAGCCGCTCCATGACCATGGAGATCCGCGAGGGCCGCGGCGTGGGCAAGGACAAGGATCACATCTACCTGCACCTGGACCACCTGGACCCCGACATCATCGCCGAGCGCCTGCCGGGCATCTCCGAATCGGCCCGCATCTTCGCCGGCGTGGACGTCAACAAGGAGCCGATCCCGGTGCTGCCGACCGTGCACTACAACATGGGCGGCATCCAGACGAACTACCGCGGCGAGGTGCTGACGCTGCGCGACGGCGATCCCGACGCGGTGGTGCCCGGCCTGATGGCTGCAGGCGAAGCCGCCTGCGTTTCCGTCCATGGCGCCAACCGTCTGGGCTCCAATTCACTGATCGACCTGGTGGTGTTCGGGCGCGCCTGTTCGAATCGCTGCGCCGAGATCCTGGAGGCGGGCCGCTCCCTGCCGGAGACAAACAAGGCCTCCGTCGACAAGGCGCTGGCGCGGCTCGACAAGGTCCGCAACGCCAGTGGCGGCACGCCGACGGCGGCGATCCGGGACCGGATGCAGCGCGTCATGCAGGACAATTGCGCGGTGTTCCGCACCTCCGAGGTGCTCTCCGAGGGCAAGCAGAAGATCGACGAGGTCTACCGCGAAATGCCCGACCTGAAGGTCACGGACCGTTCGATGGTCTGGAACTCGGACCTGGTCGAGAGCCTGGAGCTCGACAACCTGATCCGCCAGGCGGTGGTCACCATGCATTCGGCGGAGAACCGCAAGGAAAGCCGCGGCGCCCACGCCCACGAGGACTTCCCGGACCGCGACGACGCCAACTGGATGAAGCACACGCTGGCCTGGATCAACGAATCCGGCGAAGTGACCATCGACTACCGGCCGGTGCATACCTACACGCTGTCCAACGAGATCGAGTACATCGAGCCGAAAGCGCGCGTCTACTGACGCCGCGCAGCCCAAGAGGACGAAGCAATGGTTGAATTCAATCTGCCGGCGAACTCCCGCATCAAGTCCGGTAGTGGCAAGAGCTGGCCCAAGGCCGGCGACGGCGCCAATACCCGGACCTTCAAGATCTACCGCTACGATCCGGACTCGGGCGAGAATCCGCGCGTGGACACCTATGAGGTGGACATGGACGACTGCGGGCCGATGGTTCTCGATGCGCTGATCAAGATCAAGAACGAGGTCGATCCGACGCTGACCTTCCGCCGCTCCTGCCGCGAGGGCATCTGCGGCTCCTGCTCGATGAACATCGACGGCACCAACACGCTGGCCTGCACCAAGGGCGTCGACGAGGTGAAGGGCGACGTCAAGATCTATCCGCTGCCTCATCTGGAAGTGGTCAAGGATCTGGTCGGCGACCTGACCCATATCTACGCCCAGTACGCCTCGATCGAGCCCTGGATGCAGACCAAGTCGCCGGCCCCGCCGGACCGGGAGCGCCTGCAGGCGCGCGAGGACCGTTCCAAGATCGACGGCCTATATGAGTGCATCCTGTGCTTCTGCTGTCAGACCTCCTGCCCCAGCTACTGGTGGAACGGCGAGCGCTACATGGGTCCGGCGGTCCTGCTGCAGGCCTATCGCTGGGTCATCGACAGCCGTGACGAGGCGACGGGCGACCGGCTCGACAAGCTGGAGGATCCCTTCAAGCTCTATCGCTGCCACACCATCATGAACTGCGCGAAGACCTGCCCGAAGGGCCTGAACCCGGGCAAGGCGATCGCCGAGCTGAAGAAGATGATGGTCGAGCGCAAGCTCTGATTCATCGCGCCGCTTGAGCTTATCGAGGGCCGCGCCCGATCCGGGGCAGCGGCCCTCTTTGCTTTCCGGAGGACGTCATGACACGGTTTGACACCCGACTGACCGACCTGCTGGGGATCGAACTGCCGCTGATCCAGGCGCCGATGGCGGGCGCCAACGGCGCCGAGATGGCCGCTGCGGTCTCCGCCGCCGGGGGGCTGGGTTCGCTGCCCTGCGCCATGCTGGACGGCGACAGGATGCGCGCGGAAGCGGGTGTGATCCGGCAGCGTACCGACCGGCCGTTCAACATGAATTTCTTCTGCCATGCGCCCCGCCCGCCGGACCCGGCGGCGCAGGACCGCTGGCGCCGGCGGCTTGCCGCCTATTACGAGGAGCATGGGCTGGATCCGGGCCGGGCGGCCGCCGCGCCGCTGCGCGAGCCCTTCGACGACCGGGCCTGCGAGGTCGTCGAGGAGGTCCGGCCCGGCGTGGTCAGCTTCCATTTCGGCCTGCCCTCGGGGGACCTGCTGGAGCGGGTCCGGGCCGCCGGCGCGAAGATCATCGCCTCCGCGACCTCCGTGGCGGAGGCGCGCTGGCTCGAGGCGCGGGGCTGCGACGCCATCATCGCCCAGGGCTATGAGGCCGGCGGCCATCGCGGGATATTTCTGGGCGACGACATAGCCAGCCAGGCCGGCACGATGGCCCTGGTGCCCCAGATTGCGGACGCGGTCGCGGCGCCGGTGATCGCCGCCGGCGGCATTGCCGACGGCCGCGGCGTGGCGGCGGCGCTGGTGCTCGGCGCCGCCGGGGTTCAGGTGGGCACGGCCTTCCTGTTCACGCCCGAGGCGACGATCTCCGATCTGCACCGTCAGGCGCTCGCGGAGGCCGTCGACGATTCGACGGCGCTGACCAATGTCTTCTCGGGGCGGCCGGCGCGCGGCATCGTCAACCGGGTGATGCGGGAGGTCGGCCCGATGGCCGCCGAGGCGCCGCCGTTTCCCACGGCGGGCGAGGCGCTGGCGCCGCTCAAGCAGGCGGCCGAGGCCCAGGGACGGGCCGACTTCTCTTCGCTCTGGTCGGGGCAGGCGGCCGGACTGGCGCGGCCGACCGGCGCGGGAGAACTGACGCGCCGGCTGATCGCGGATGCTCTGGCGCGTCTCTCGGCGGTCAGTTGACCTTCCGGCGGCTCTGGTCGAGCAGCCAGGCCGTCAGCGCCGCGCCATGGGCCGCAGATGCGAAGCGGATCGCGGAGCCCCCGCCACGGTGGGCCAGGACCTCGCCCTCGACGCGGCGCAGCAGCATGCCGACGCTGATGTAGATGCGGTCGCCGACTTCGGCGGGCAGGGGCGGCTCCACGAACACGCCGCCATTCGAGATGTCGATGGTGCGGCAGCGGCTGATCGTGCCGTCCGCCGTCTCGATCTCGATCTCGACGGAAACCTCGAAGCGCTCATGCTGCCGGCGAAGCTGCGGCGGCGGCGCAAACAGCATGTTGAACTGACGTACGCGGCGCGCGAGATCGGACATCATGCCCATCGGGGGAACACCCTTGTTACTCTGACCGGCGCAGGATGGATCGGCGGGGCTTAAGGCCCGGTTAAGGCGGAGTGGTGTCAGGTGATTACACTGTCGACGGCAGTCGCCTCAGGCGCCGCCGCCATGGGCGCGCTCGACCATCCAGTGGGCCAGCGCCCGGCCTTCTTCCCCGGCCAGGAAGGCGAGGCCCGTGCCCTCCGGACGCTGACCGACAATCCGCGCCGTCACGGCTTCCGCGCCCTGGCCCGGGTCGACCCTGACTCGCCGACCGCGGTCACCGGTCAGGTTCGGCGTGACCAGCATGCCGCCCTCTGAGACATTGCGGGCAATGCAGGCGCCATTGGCGCAGTCATTCTCGCCGGTCACGCGCACGGGCAGGTTGATTGTCACTCTTTGCGACGCTCGCCGGTCCTGTGACGCAATTTGTTTGCGTCCCAGGCCCAGAAGTCTTGCGATGTGTTCGATTCCCCTCATGGCCAACGGCAGTCGCAAGCGCGATGCCACTCACACGGGTGCCCGTCCGCGGGCGGTCAGTCCTGTGGCGGGCGCCGTGGCGCCGTGAGATTCAGGCCCGCGCTGTCGGGCGGGAGGTGACGCGCCGCCACCAGGCGGAGAGGTTCTCCAGTTCGTCGGGCACGCGGATGCCGACGGCCTTGCCCAGCAGGATGCCGCACTGGAGCGAGATATCGGCGACCGTGTAGTCGCCGGTAGCCAGGAATTCGCGGCCTTCCATGTGAGCGTCGAACATCCGCAGACGGTCGAAGACCTTCGCCTTGCAGGCCTCGCCCCAGGCGGGCACCTGCTCGAGGCGGTCCTTCCAGAACTCGTGGGTGTTCTGGAAGCACTGGGCGGTCGGGATTGCGACCTCCAGCTCGGCGCGGCGGTTCCACATCTCGACCTGCGCCTTTTCCAGCGCGTCGCGGCCGAACATCGGCGGATCCGGGTTCAGTTCCTCGAAATAGCGGCAGATGGCCATGGATTCGGTCAGGATCGTGCCGTCGTCGAGCACCAGCGCCGGCATCTTTCCCAGCGGGTTGATCTTCAGGTAGTCGGGCGCCTCGTTCTCGTGGCTCATCATGTCGACCGCCTGCATCGGCACCTCCAGGCCCTTCTCGGCCAGATAGATGCGCACCCGCCGCGGATTGGAGCCGGCGTTCAGATCGTAGAGTTTCATGGAAATCCCCCCTCGCTGTCCCGTCTCCGGACCAGATAGCGCGGGCGACGGTCCTGTCGAATCCCGCTCAGTCGGTATTGAGCAGCACGCGCTTGAGCGTCTTGATCTCCTCGAGCGCGCGGCCGGTGCCCATGGCGACGCAGCTCAGCGGCTCGTCGGCGATGGAGACGGGCAGGCCGGTGGCGTGACGCAGGACATAGTCCAGATTGCCCAGCAGCGCGCCGCCGCCGGTCAGCACGATGCCCTTGTCGACGATATCGGCGGCGAGTTCCGGCGCGGTATGCTCCAGCGCGACCTTGCAGGCTTCGATGATGGCGCCGACCGGCTCGGCCAGGCTTTCGGCGATCTGGCGCTGGCTGATCACCAGTTCCTTCGGCACGCCGTTCATCAGGTCGCGGCCCTTGATCTCCAGCGTCATGCCGTCGCCCTCGTCGGGCGGGCAGGCGGAGCCGATCTCCTTCTTCACCTGTTCGGCGGAGCTTTCGCCCACCAGCAGGTTATGGTTGCGGCGGATATAGGCGATGATCGCCTCGTCCATCTTGTCGCCGCCGACGCGGACGGAGCGGGAATAGACGATGCCGCCCAGCGAGAGCACGGCGACCTCGGTGGTGCCGCCGCCGATGTCGACGACCATGGAGCCCGTGGGTTCCGTGACCGGCAGGTTGGCGCCGATCGCGGCGGCCATCGGTTCCTCGATCAGGAAGACCTGGCGCGCACCGGCGCTTTCGGCCGATTCCATGATCGCGCGGCGCTCGACCTCCGTGGAGCCGGAGGGCACGCAGATGATGACCCGGGGGCTGGCGAAGCTGCGCCGGTTGTGCACCTTGCGGATGAAGTGCTTGATCATGTCTTCGGCGACGTCGAAGTCCGCGATGACGCCGTCACGCAGCGGGCGGATCGCCTCGATGTTGCCGGGCGTGCGCCCGAGCATCAGCTTGGCCTCGTCGCCGACCGCCAGAACGTGTTTCTTGCCCCGGTGATTGGTAATCGCCACCACCGACGGCTCGTTGAGGACGATGCCGCGGCCCTTGACGTAGACCAGCGTATTGGCCGTCCCGAGATCGATTGCCATGTCGGCGGACAGCCAGCCTAGAAGCCTGGAAAACATTGAACGTGAACGGACCCCTGATTTCAAACGCCCGGACGGAAATAACGCGGTTGTCGATGTCCGGAGGTGCGCCGTTGGTTGTGGCGCAAGAATCGCCATGGCGCAACAGCTTCGTTGGCGGGAAGCGCCGCTGCATCCGCCATCGCGGCGCAGCGGAAGGGCTCAGCAGTCCTCCACCTTGACGCGGTGTTCGTGCACGGTATCGCCGCTGCGCGACAGATCCAGATCCTCGAACAATGCGCCCAGCAGCGGTCCGATCAGATGGTCCATGTCGCCGCAGCGCCCCTCTGTCCGGGCGCGGCCCCGGTAGACGATCTCGGGCGGTGCGGCCCCCGAACCGGCGCGGTAGATGCTCACCTCGACATGGGCCGGATAGGCGGTCTCCTCGTAGGTCTCGATGCGGTAGCCGTACAGGACGTCTTCGTAGAAGGTCACGAACTGGCCGTTGACTCGCTCGATCCGCTCTTCCGTACGGTATTCGGGAACCTCGAATTCGACGATCTCCGTGCGGGGCTCGCCGACATCATGGTCCAGCGTCGCGAACAGCGTCGCCTCGGTGCGCGGCGCCAGGCGGTAGCCCGCGGCGCGGAGCCTGCTTTCCAGTTGGGCACTGTAGTCCTTCGACGCCCCGTCAGCGTTCTCCGACGGGACGACCGCCACGCTTTCCACAGCCGACGGCGTCAGCGCTGCGGCGTTCGAGCCGGTCACCGTGACCTGCTGAGAAGGCGTGCACGCCGCCGCCAGGGCCACAAGGCCGGCGGCGGCCAGATGTTGCGCGAAGAGTCCCATAAAACATATATGGTAACGCTCCTGCGCCACGTCACCTGTTTTCGCGATCACGATTACGGGGCTCAGACGCCGCGGCAGAGGTCCAGGAAACGCCGCTCCATGTCCCGGTCTTCCCGGAAGATGCCGGTGAAGCGGGTGGTGATGCAGGAAACGCCAGGCTTCTTGACGCCGCGCGTGGTCATGCACTGATGGGCGGCGTCGATCAGGATGGCGACGCCCCTGGGCTGCAGCACCTTTTCCAGCGTGGCGGCGATCTGCGCGGTCATGGTCTCCTGCGTCTGCAGCCGCTTGGCGTAGATGTCGATCACGCGGGCCAGCTTGGAGATGCCGACGACGCGGCCTGCCGGGAAATAGGCGACATGCGCCTTGCCGATGATCGGCACCATGTGGTGCTCGCAATGGGTCTCCAGGCGGACGTCGCGCAGCATGACGATGTCGTCATAGCCCTCGACCTCCTCGAAGGTGCGGCCCAGCACCTCTTCCGGATCCTCGTCATAGCCGGCGAAGAATTCCTCATAGGCGCGCACGACGCGTCCGGGCGTGTCGCGCAGACCCTCGCGGTCCGGCGTGTCTCCGGCCCATTCTATCAGGGTCCGCACTGCGGCCTCGGCCTCCTCCCGGCTCGGGCGGCTCTTGCCAGTGGCCGGGTCGTACTCGCGGCCCCGGGTATCTTCTCGGGGTCCGTTCACCAAAACGTCCATCGCGTCGCGGCTCCTTGTCTCAACTCGCGCGCAGCGTTCTACGCAACCTGCCATCGGCCGGTTCATTTGACCTTATGCGCCTGGATTAATCAAATGGCGCACCCGCGCCGGCGTGACAACCACGGGCCTCCCCGCCCTTGAATGCGCCGTCATTCCAACTACAACGGCCCTTCACCTGACGGAGGACGCTGTACATGACGCTGCAGATATACAACACGCTGACCCGAAGGAAAGAGGCCTTCCGGCCCGCTGATCCGGAACGGGTAACGGTGTATGTCTGCGGACCCACCGTCTACAACCATCCGCATATCGGCAATGCGCGGCCTGCAGTGGTCTTCGACGTGCTGCACCGCCTGCTGAAACGGCTCTATCCGGGCGTTGTCTTCGCCAGTAATATCACCGACGTCGAGGACAAGATCATCGACGCCGCACGCCGCGAAGGCGTTCCGATCGAGACCATCACGCGGCGCTATGCCGAAGCCTATCGCGACGACGTCCGGGCGCTGGGGGTTCTGGATCCCGATGTCGTGCCGCGTGTGACCGAGACGATCCCGGAGATCGTCGACATGATCGCCCGTCTGGTCGAAAGCGGCCACGCCTATGAGGCCGAGGGCCACGTGCTGTTCAACGTCACATCCTTCGACCAGTACGGCGCGTTGTCCAATCGGAGCCGCGACGAAATGGTCGCGGGCGCCCGCGTGGAGGTGGCGCCCTACAAGAAGGATCCGGCGGATTTCGTGTTGTGGAAGCCCTCCGACGATACACAGCCGGGCTGGGACAGTCCCTGGGGCCGGGGCCGGCCGGGCTGGCACATCGAATGCTCGGCGATGATCGAGAAGCATCTGGGCCGCACCATCGACATTCACGCCGGCGGACAGGATCTGATCTTCCCCCACCACGAGAACGAAATGGCGCAGTCGACCTGCGCCCACGGCGGAGAGGTCTTCGCGCGCTACTGGATGCACAACGGCATGCTGCGCATCGAGGGCCAGAAGATGTCGAAGTCGGTGGGCAACGTGCTGCTGATCCACGACCTTCTGTCCCGGGAGCCGGCGGAGGCGGTGCGTCTGCTGCTGCTGTCCGGCCACTACCGCCATCCGCTGGACTTCTCGCAGGCCGGGCTGGACCAGGCGCGAAAGAATCTGGACCGGATCTACGGCCTGCTGCGCGGCGTGCGCGCGGCCGATCCCGACAGCGGCCACCCGGACGTCGCCGCGGTGCTCGCGGCGCTGATGGACGACCTCAACACGCCCAAGGCGCTGGCCGAGATCTTCCGCATCGCGCGCGCCGTCGAACAGGGCGAAACGGGGGCGGAAGTCCTGCGCGACGCCTGCTGGCTGCTCGGCATCGGCCAGCAATCGGCGGAGGCCTGGCGTCAGTCCGCGGCAAGCGCCGCGCCGCAGGTCGACCCGGCCGTGGTCGAGAGCCTCATCGCCGAGCGCCAGGCCGCGCGGAAGGCGAAGGATTTCGCCCGCGCGGACGCGATCCGCGATGAACTGACCGGCATGGGCGTGGTTCTCGAGGATGGCCCCGAAGGCACGACGTGGCGAATGGCGGGGTGAGGACGTCAGGCAGTTGTTGACGGATTATATGTAAGGCAATACCTTACAGAAGTGATCGAGAGCTTCCGGCATCGCGGACTGCGCGACTACTGGCGGAAGGGGCGTGCGGGCCGACTGGATGGCCGGTGGCTCCGCGAGCTGGACCGCATTCTTGCGGCGCTGGAGGCGGCAGAGCGGCCGGAGGATCTGAACTACCCCGGCGCCTTCTTTCACGCGCTGAAAGGCGTTGACCGCTATGCAGTTCGGGTGACGGGCAACTTCCGCGTGACGTTCGCCTGGCGCGGAGAGGCGGCTGTCGACGTCGATCTGGAGGACTATCATTGACTGCCCATCATTCGATCAGAGCTGTGCATCCGGGCGAGGTGCTGCGGGAGGACGTGCTGCCGGCCGTGAAGTTGAGCAAGGCCGCCATCGCTCGCGCTCTCGGGATATCGCGCCAACACCTCTATGACATTCTGAACGAGCGGCAACCGGTCAGCGCGGAGATGGCCGTGCGCTTCGGAAAGCTGCTGGGCAACGGCCCGCGGCTCTGGATCAATCTCCAGCGCAATTATGACCTCGCCGTCGCGGAATCGCGCGTGGACGTCTCCGGCATACCGACGCTGGAAGCCGAGACCGATTAGGCCGCGCGGCGGCGCCGGCGCTCGCCGCGGGCGCGGCGGCCTTCCGTCTCCGAAGGCGCCGCGTTCGGGTCGCGGTTCGCCTTCAGCCAGGTGCGGCAGTCCGGATCGTGGCCCATCAGCACATTGGCCGCCCGAACGGCGTTCATGTCCTCGTCATGCAGCGGATTCATGATCGCCGAGGTCATGCCGGCGGCCATCGCCATGGACAGGAAGTGGCCGTTCATCACCCGCCGGTTGGGCAGGCCGAAGCTGATGTTGGAGGCGCCGCAGGTCGTGTTCACCTTCAGCTCCTCGCGCAGGCGGCGGACCAGGGTGAAGACCTGCCGGCCGGCGTCGTTCATGGCGCCGACGGGCATCACCAGCGGGTCGACGACCACGTCCTCGTGGCCGATACCATGATCGGCGGCGCGCTCGACGATCTTCTTCGCCACTGCGAAACGCACATCCGGGTCGGTGGAGATGCCGCTCTCGTCGTTGGAGATCGCCACCACGGCCGCGCCGTGCTTCTTCACCAGGGGCAGGACCAGTTCCAGGTTCTCGTCCTCGCCGGTCACCGAGTTGACCAGCGCCTTGCCGCGATAGACGGCGAGCCCGGCTTCCAGCGCCGCGATGATCGAGGAATCGATCGACAGCGGCAGATCGGTGAGCGACTGCACGAGTTCGATCGTCTCGGCCAGGATGCGCGGCTCGTCGGCCAGCGGGATGCCGGCATTGACGTCCAGCATGGTGGCGCCGGCGGCGACCTGGGCCAGCGCGTCGGTCTGGACGCGGCTGTAGTCGCCGACCTTCATCTCGGCGGCCAGCAGCTTGCGGCCGGTCGGATTGATCCGCTCCCCGATCACGCAGAAGGGCTGGTCGAAACCGATGACGATCTCGCGGGTGGCCGAGGAGAGAACGGTGCGCGTCATTTGCGGGCTTCAAGCTGGATGGGTTGCGTGTCGGCGAAGGCTTCGACGCCGTTGACCCAGGAGCCGCGCTCGAAGAGCCACTGGGAGGATTTCTTCAGGCCGCCGAAGGGGAAGACGTGCATCTGCCGGATCGGTCCGGCGGGATCGCCGGCCCAGTAGCTTTCCAGCGGCTGCACCACCGATTCCGGCGAATGGCCGGTGGCCAGCGCGGTGACGGCGCCGGCGCGCTTCTTCAGGAAGCCCAGGGATTCGCCCACGCCGCAGGCGGCGGCGTATTTCAGCAAGGTCGCGATCTTCGCCGGGCCCGAGACGCCGATATGGATCGGCAGCCGGTTGCCGGCGGCAGAGACGCGCTCCGCCCAGGCGATGAAGCGCCGGGCGTCGAAGCCGAACTGGGTGACCAGATAGAGCTCGGCGTCGGTCTCGGCGGCGAACGCGTTCTTCTCCCGGAGTGCGGCGTCCAGCGCCTCGGGCGCGATATCGGGGCTGCCCTCCGGGTGGCCGGCGACGCCGATACGGGTGAAGCCGAGGCGGTCGAACCAGCCGCTCCGCAGCAGTTCGATCGAGGCGGCGATCGGACCGGCCTGCCGTTCCGGGCTGCCGGCGACCGCCAGAGCCTCGGTCACGCCCGCCTCACCGGCCAGCGCCTGGATGCGCGCCTCGAAGGCCGCCCAGGACGTGAAGCGCCGCGCCGCCAGATGCGGCACGGCCACATAGCCGTAGTCCTGCAGCGACCGCGCCGCGCGGATCAGGCGGGCGCTGTCGTCGGTGCCGAGATCGGTCAGGTAGACGCGGGTGTTGACCGGGAAAAGACCGGCGAGGTCCACCTTTTCGAGCACCTGTGTCGGTGTCGCCTCGATGGAAGCGCCGATGCGCGGGCTGCCGCCC encodes the following:
- a CDS encoding PilZ domain-containing protein, with protein sequence MSDLARRVRQFNMLFAPPPQLRRQHERFEVSVEIEIETADGTISRCRTIDISNGGVFVEPPLPAEVGDRIYISVGMLLRRVEGEVLAHRGGGSAIRFASAAHGAALTAWLLDQSRRKVN
- a CDS encoding PilZ domain-containing protein, which translates into the protein MRGIEHIARLLGLGRKQIASQDRRASQRVTINLPVRVTGENDCANGACIARNVSEGGMLVTPNLTGDRGRRVRVDPGQGAEAVTARIVGQRPEGTGLAFLAGEEGRALAHWMVERAHGGGA
- a CDS encoding glutathione S-transferase family protein, with the translated sequence MKLYDLNAGSNPRRVRIYLAEKGLEVPMQAVDMMSHENEAPDYLKINPLGKMPALVLDDGTILTESMAICRYFEELNPDPPMFGRDALEKAQVEMWNRRAELEVAIPTAQCFQNTHEFWKDRLEQVPAWGEACKAKVFDRLRMFDAHMEGREFLATGDYTVADISLQCGILLGKAVGIRVPDELENLSAWWRRVTSRPTARA
- a CDS encoding rod shape-determining protein, with protein sequence MFSRLLGWLSADMAIDLGTANTLVYVKGRGIVLNEPSVVAITNHRGKKHVLAVGDEAKLMLGRTPGNIEAIRPLRDGVIADFDVAEDMIKHFIRKVHNRRSFASPRVIICVPSGSTEVERRAIMESAESAGARQVFLIEEPMAAAIGANLPVTEPTGSMVVDIGGGTTEVAVLSLGGIVYSRSVRVGGDKMDEAIIAYIRRNHNLLVGESSAEQVKKEIGSACPPDEGDGMTLEIKGRDLMNGVPKELVISQRQIAESLAEPVGAIIEACKVALEHTAPELAADIVDKGIVLTGGGALLGNLDYVLRHATGLPVSIADEPLSCVAMGTGRALEEIKTLKRVLLNTD
- the folE gene encoding GTP cyclohydrolase I FolE, which encodes MDVLVNGPREDTRGREYDPATGKSRPSREEAEAAVRTLIEWAGDTPDREGLRDTPGRVVRAYEEFFAGYDEDPEEVLGRTFEEVEGYDDIVMLRDVRLETHCEHHMVPIIGKAHVAYFPAGRVVGISKLARVIDIYAKRLQTQETMTAQIAATLEKVLQPRGVAILIDAAHQCMTTRGVKKPGVSCITTRFTGIFREDRDMERRFLDLCRGV
- the cysS gene encoding cysteine--tRNA ligase gives rise to the protein MTLQIYNTLTRRKEAFRPADPERVTVYVCGPTVYNHPHIGNARPAVVFDVLHRLLKRLYPGVVFASNITDVEDKIIDAARREGVPIETITRRYAEAYRDDVRALGVLDPDVVPRVTETIPEIVDMIARLVESGHAYEAEGHVLFNVTSFDQYGALSNRSRDEMVAGARVEVAPYKKDPADFVLWKPSDDTQPGWDSPWGRGRPGWHIECSAMIEKHLGRTIDIHAGGQDLIFPHHENEMAQSTCAHGGEVFARYWMHNGMLRIEGQKMSKSVGNVLLIHDLLSREPAEAVRLLLLSGHYRHPLDFSQAGLDQARKNLDRIYGLLRGVRAADPDSGHPDVAAVLAALMDDLNTPKALAEIFRIARAVEQGETGAEVLRDACWLLGIGQQSAEAWRQSAASAAPQVDPAVVESLIAERQAARKAKDFARADAIRDELTGMGVVLEDGPEGTTWRMAG
- a CDS encoding type II toxin-antitoxin system RelE/ParE family toxin, producing MIESFRHRGLRDYWRKGRAGRLDGRWLRELDRILAALEAAERPEDLNYPGAFFHALKGVDRYAVRVTGNFRVTFAWRGEAAVDVDLEDYH
- a CDS encoding HigA family addiction module antitoxin is translated as MTAHHSIRAVHPGEVLREDVLPAVKLSKAAIARALGISRQHLYDILNERQPVSAEMAVRFGKLLGNGPRLWINLQRNYDLAVAESRVDVSGIPTLEAETD